The following proteins are encoded in a genomic region of Nomascus leucogenys isolate Asia chromosome 17, Asia_NLE_v1, whole genome shotgun sequence:
- the LOC115830843 gene encoding pregnancy-specific beta-1-glycoprotein 2-like yields the protein MGPLSAPPCTQRLTWKGFLLTASLLNFWNPPATAQVMIEAQPPKISEGKDVLLFVHNLPQNLTGYIWYRGQVTDLYHYIASYVVDNDIIISGPAYTGRETVYSNASLLIQNVTREDAGSYTLHIIKRGDETTGVTGHFTVTLYLETPKPYISSSKLNPMEHTDIVRLTCGPETPDASYLWWMNGQSLPMNYRLQLSRSKRTLFIFGVTKDIAGPYECEIRNPVSASRSDPFTLNLLYGPDLPSIYPSFAHYRSGENLSLSCFADSNPPAEYSWTINGKFQQSGQKLSIPQITTKHSGLYVCSVRNSATGRRNSKSMRVKVSAPSGTGRLPGINPF from the exons ATGGGGCCCCTCTCAGCCCCTCCGTGCACACAGCGCCTCACCTGGAAGGGGTTCCTGCTCACAG CATCACTTTTAAACTTCTGGAACCCGCCCGCCACTGCCCAAGTCATGATTGAAGCCCAGCCACCCAAAATTTCCGAGGGGAAGGATGTTCTTCTATTTGTCCACAATTTGCCCCAGAATCTTACTGGCTACATCTGGTACAGAGGGCAAGTGACAGACCTCTACCATTACATTGCATCATATGTAGTAGACAATGACATAATTATATCTGGGCCTGCATACACTGGACGAGAAACAGTATATTCCAATGCATCCCTGCTGATCCAGAATGTCACCCGGGAGGACGCAGGATCCTACACCTTACACATCATAAAGCGAGGTGATGAGACTACAGGAGTAACTGGACACTTCACCGTCACCTTATACC TGGAGACTCCCAAGCCCTACATATCTAGCAGCAAGTTAAACCCCATGGAGCACACGGATATTGTGAGATTAACCTGTGGTCCTGAGACTCCGGACGCAAGCTACCTGTGGTGGATGAATGGTCAGAGCCTCCCTATGAATTACAGGTTGCAGCTGTCCAGAAGTAAAAGGACCCTCTTTATATTTGGTGTCACAAAGGATATTGCAGGACCCTATGAATGTGAAATACGGAACCCAGTGAGTGCCAGCCGCAGTGACCCATTCACCTTGAATCTCCTCT ATGGTCCAGATCTCCCCAGCATTTATCCTTCATTCGCCCATTACCGTTCAGGAGAAAACCTCTCCTTGTCCTGCTTCGCGGACTCTAACCCACCGGCAGAGTATTCTTGGACAATTAATGGGAAGTTTCAGCAATCAGGACAAAAGCTCTCTATCCCCCAAATTACTACAAAGCATAGCGGGCTCTATGTTTGCTCTGTTCGTAACTCAGCCACTGGCAGGAGAAACTCCAAATCCATGAGAGTCAAAGTCTCTG CTCCTTCAGGAACAGGACGTCTTCCTGGCATTAATCCATTTTAG